A window of the Phaseolus vulgaris cultivar G19833 chromosome 5, P. vulgaris v2.0, whole genome shotgun sequence genome harbors these coding sequences:
- the LOC137835181 gene encoding protein DETOXIFICATION 19-like produces the protein MDSIENMKQETEKMEGSPSSDSTATPLLRVTDDREENRRPQVWGWWNRVLDMEEAKHQILFSLPMILTNIFYYLITSVSVILVGHLGELQLAGATLANSWFNVTGSAVMVGLSGALETLCGQGFGAKEYQVLGIYLQASCIISLIFSIIVSIIWFYTEPVLVFLHQSQDIARTTALYMKFLIPGLFAYSFLQNILRFLQTQSVVMPLVVLSALPLLVHIGIAYALVQWSGLSFTGAPVSASISQWISMLLLALYVMHAKKFQQTWQGFSTHSFHYVLTNIKLALPSAAMVCLEYWAFEVLVFLGGLLPNSQITTSLVAICLNTQFIAYTIPIGLGAAASTRVSNELGAGNPEGAKHAMNVTVKLSFLLSFCFALALGFGHNIWIQLFTDSSKIKDEFAAVTPLLAISIVLDAVQGVMQGAARGCGLQHSTAYINLATFYLVGLPISCLLGFKTNLQYKGLWIGLICGLLCQAGTLFLFLRRAKWTKLDLLRDKDKDRHPLV, from the exons ATGGATAGCATAGAGAACATGAAACAGGAGACAGAGAAGATGGAAGGAAGTCCCAGTTCAGATAGCACAGCAACACCTCTATTAAGGGTAACTGATGATAGAGAAGAAAACAGAAGACCCCAAGTTTGGGGTTGGTGGAATAGAGTGTTGGACATGGAAGAGGCCAAGCATCAAATCTTGTTTTCACTTCCAATGATTCTTACTAACATATTCTATTACTTGATCACTTCGGTTTCTGTCATTCTAGTAGGTCACCTTGGAGAGCTTCAGCTTGCTGGTGCTACTCTTGCAAACTCATGGTTCAATGTCACTGGCTCTGCAGTCATG GTTGGTTTGAGTGGGGCATTGGAAACACTGTGTGGGCAAGGATTTGGTGCAAAGGAATACCAAGTGTTGGGAATTTACCTACAGGCCTCTTGCATCATATCTCTTATTTTTTCCATCATTGTATCCATTATTTGGTTCTATACAGAACCTGTCCTTGTGTTTCTTCATCAATCTCAGGACATTGCAAGAACAACTGCTCTTTATATGAAGTTTTTGATCCCAGGATTATTTGCATATAGCTTTTTGCAAAATATCCTGAGGTTTCTGCAGACACAATCTGTGGTCATGCCATTGGTTGTACTTTCAGCTCTTCCATTGTTGGTTCATATTGGTATTGCATATGCCTTGGTTCAGTGGTCAGGTCTGAGTTTTACAGGTGCACCAGTTTCAGCTTCTATTTCACAATGGATATCAATGCTATTATTGGCCTTGTATGTCATGCATGCTAAGAAGTTCCAGCAGACATGGCAAGGGTTTTCCACGCATTCATTCCATTACGTGTTAACAAACATTAAACTAGCTCTGCCCTCTGCTGCAATGGTATG TTTGGAGTACTGGGCTTTTGAAGTTCTGGTTTTCTTAGGTGGTCTATTGCCCAACTCACAGATAACAACTTCGTTGGTTGCAATATG TTTAAACACACAATTCATTGCATACACGATTCCTATTGGTCTCGGAGCGGCTGCAAG CACAAGGGTATCCAATGAATTGGGAGCAGGCAACCCGGAAGGAGCTAAACATGCAATGAATGTCACTGTCAAGCTCTCTTTCCTCCTTAGTTTCTGTTTTGCTTTGGCACTTGGATTTGGACATAATATCTGGATTCAGCTTTTTACTGATAGTTCTAAAATTAAAGATGAGTTTGCAGCAGTGACACCCTTGCTTGCCATTTCCATAGTACTAGATGCTGTCCAAGGTGTCATGCAAG GGGCAGCAAGAGGATGTGGCCTGCAACACTCCACTGCATATATTAATCTTGCAACTTTTTATCTTGTTGGTTTACCAATATCGTGTCTCCTCGGATTTAAGACCAATTTACAGTATAAg GGTTTATGGATTGGCCTGATTTGCGGGCTGCTATGTCAAGCTGGAACACTCTTCCTTTTCTTAAGGCGTGCCAAATGGACCAAACTGGATCTTCTTAGAGACAAAGATAAAGACCGTCATCCTCTTGTTTAA